Part of the Ochotona princeps isolate mOchPri1 chromosome 15, mOchPri1.hap1, whole genome shotgun sequence genome, ATGTAGATGGTGTGGGATATGTGTAGGGCTTGAGCCCTCAGCCACAATGCTGCTTTCCAAGTGGGAAGAGTTTCAGAGGGTGTTTGCAGTACCCCAGGCAGAGAAGCCCGCCTGAACACTCCTGGGGGATGTGTTTGTCTGCTCAGCACTTTCACAGGTCCTCCCCGAGGCAGTGGGGCTAGGATTTGGTAGCTGGTGCTGAGAGAAAACCCTTGGTTGTATCTTTGCCCTGGACTGTAGCAGTGGCAGTTAACACCCAATGGTACAGAGACTGTTTTAGGCTGACCGAGGTTTGTTCTTTGTCCTGTtttagcctgtgtgtgtgtgtgcatgcgtgcttGTCTTCGCCCCCTAGGAAGGAGAATGTCTTCCCAGCCCGTGTTGGCAGTAAACTGTGTGCAGATGTCACATAACATTTACACAGAGAGCAGGTGCCCCTCACCCCGAGCTGCCAAGGTGTGCTGGGAGAGCAAGGACACTGTAGCATGTCCCACCTTTCTTGTGTCACATCCTGTCGTGTCATATTGCCAGTTGGCCAGTGGGCCTCCCCATCTGACCACACTCTGGGTGGTGGGCCTGTGTGCTGGGGCAGCAGAGAACTTTGGGGCCCAGTGCCAGGGCTGCCTCCATAGACCAGCTCTGTAACCTGCAAGTAACCCTGCTCAGCCGTGGGTTGTGGTGTTCCAAGGTCCTCAGTGGATGCTTGTAGCCACTGATGGAGattaggaaaaaacaaaagaacacttaggggctgctgctccctggaatgccagtgtcccgtgtgggcactggttcgggttccagctgttgcacttctgatcccagctccctactagtgacCTGGAAAAGGAAGTAGAAGATGATACAAGTGCCTGGGTGCCTGCaccatgtgacagacccagatgaatctcctggccTCCGTCAgggtcagctctggttgttggggctcatttgggtagtgaaccagcagatggaagatagctctcttactctgtctctctctctcccctgttcccttcttctctctgtaactacacctttcaaataagtaaatcttgtaaaagaaaaattaaaatataagagcagccaggatatgaaccagcacccatatgggatcctagcacatgcaaggcaaggactttagccacttggctatgaTGTCGGGCCCCaatgatcttatttttatttgaaatgcaaagttacagagagaaggagagacagagatagagatcttccatccactgattattctccaaatggccacacagccagagctttagcagtgtgaagccaggagcctggagcttgtttcGGTCtgcctcatgggtgcagggacccaagaacttaagcTCTCGTCTGCTGCTTCtataggccataagcagggagctggatgggaagtggagctgccgggattagaaccggcgcccatatgggatcccggggcattcaaggcaaggactttagccgctaggccacgctgtcgggcccattttttttttttttttaaagatttattttttatttttttttattacaaagtcagatatactgagaggaggagagagagagaggaagtggagctgccgggatgagaaccagcggccatatgggatcaaggcgaggaccttagccactaggccacactgccgagccccggCAGGTGCTGCTCTGAGCCAGAGCCGGGCCTCCGTTGCTCTAGCTGGATGCTGGCGATGACAGTGGTCCCACCTGGCAGACTTGTGACCGTGCAGCGggctgccaggagcctcctgccctGGACCTTAGGGTTGGTTGACTCCATTGGCCTGCTTTCCCTCAGAGGCCGTGGTCTCCCTGAGGCTGAACCCCACACGCCAGGCGACACAAGCTAAGAGGCAGATGGTGTGAACTGTGACATTTGGGATCCATGGGACACTCGCAGTGGCCGTTCCTCAGGGAGGAGAgcccctgcccatggcctgtACCCCTTCCTTTTCCCCACAGATCCTGGCTGCAGCTCTGACAGAGTGTTACCGGAAGTCCAGTGGCCAAGGCAAGCCACTGGCCCTGAAGATCTTCGTGGCTGGCAGAAACCGTCTGGAGAACGATGGGGCCACTGCCTTGGCAGAAGCTTTCGGGGTATGTGGTCCCTGTCCATCTGCCCCAGGTGCCGGGCCAGGCTTGCGGACTGGCAGTGCTGGCTGCACATGCCCATGCCTGCACCTGGTTGAGCAAGCAACACTGAGAACCTTTTCCCTGTGCCTGGGCActcatccccaagtggccccaaattCCTTCGTGCTGTGTGGGGGCAGCACGCACCCCACTGGGCGAGTCGGGGGCAGCTTCCTGAAGGTCTGTGCAGTGGGCGGTGGAAGCTCATTATGGTGTAGGAGCTGACTAGCCTGACCTGAGCTCCCCACACAGGCCGCAGAGGTGGGTCCCATTAcatttgccctgagacacagagCCCCATGGGAGCTCCTGAGGGGCCCAGTGGCAAAGGGAACACTTGGGGTAACTTTATCCCCTATCCTAAGCTTGGCCTGCTAGTGTTTGCCTGTGACCCAGCCCCCACTCCGTGCTGTTCAGAGGGACAGCCGTCTCAGAGACTGCCAGAAGTGTCCAGCCTGTTCCATCCTGTGGGGCAGTGGAGGCTGGGATGTGGGCCTCTCGTGGTGAACTCAGGGTCAGTGAGGTGCAGACAGGAATGTGGGCAGGTTGGGGACACCCTGAGAGAGGAGGACTCGCGGGAGGACTCATGTTTTGGAGACGCAGGGAAAAGGGTCCAACCTGAGAGGACCTAGGAGTCAGCCCGCGGGTTGGGAGGATACAGGGTCGGAAGCAGGGATGGGCTGTCAGGGGTCAGGATGACAGGGATGCCCAGGGAAGAGGCGTCATCCAGGGAAGCACCCTGACTGCCCACCTGAGCCCAGCGTCCTCCCCATGCAGAGGACCAGGCCGGGGGCACAGGTGCAGAGTGTATTTGCTGAGGTGCCTGCCTCCTGTGTTGGAACACCTTGGTTTAACTCCCAGCTTCCGCTCCTCCTGACATGGGCCCTGGGACACAGTGTCGGTGACTCAAGCAGTTGAATCTcagccttccacatgggagacttggatggggttcctggctgctggcttcaactaTGTCCTAACCTTGgcttttgcaagcatttggggagtgacgcagcagatgggagcttgttctgtctgtcacacacacattctAGTTCAGAGCTCTGGAACCTGGGACAAGTCACATAGCCTCTCTGATTTCGGCTCTGGTGGGGGTCCTGCTTCTGCCTTTCTGAGACCATGGAGAAGATCGCCCGAAAACCCTGCAGATACGCCCTCCCTGGGGCAGCAGCTCTGCGGCTGTTCTCCCACCCACTGGCTGTAACTGGCACCTGGGCCAATTTTTTTCTCCGTCACCTACACAGATCATCGGGACTCTGGAGGAGGTCCACATGCCGCAGAATGGAATCAACCACCCTGGCATCACAGCCCTCTCCCAGGCCTTCGCCATCAACCCCCTGCTGCGGGTCATCAACCTCAATGACAACACCTTCACCGAGAAAGGCGGGCTGGCCatggctgaggtgaggtggggggTAGCAGGGCCCTCTTACTGCCCAGAGGGGCACGGCCTGGGTGCTGCCTGTGTTGTCTGCTCTGCCCACCTGCAGTGTCCTCCCAAGCGCCTAGGACACTTGAGAATGTCCTGAGCAGGGCCATGTGTCACATGGAAGCCCTGGCCTTCTGTGGGCAGCTCTGCGATGCTGTCTGTGTCCATACGGCACAGAGCAGGCTGCTCCTGTCTCGTGTCTTGCTCATTGTTTGTTCCATGAGAGGTTTCTGTTCAGTGCCCACACTGCAGTGTTtggtgggatcctggcttcaaggAGACCGGCTGCCTAAGGGGCAGGGCCTCGTTGGGGAGGGTGCACAGCCCAGCAGAGTTGCTGCTGTGACTGCTGGCAGAGGCAAGTGCAGGCATTACGGGGCATACAGGTGGGCAGACCGATTCAGGAGTGGGatgggcttcctggaagaggctccattCTGGAGCAGGAAGAAGCTTGACAAGGCCAGGACCTGCACATGTCTCACAGATACAGAAGAGAGGCACGACTTTATAGCCTTGCTAACCTCGCAGATCTTTCCCCAATAAGTCAGAGGAAAGCGGGGACAGCAGGCAGTGTGCATGGGGTGGTATGGTCAGATCTGTGATCCAGGCACAGTCGTGGCTGTAACATGGGCAGTGGAGAGGGAGGGATTTAGCTAGGGCCCTGGAGGCCAGCAAGGAGGAGACAGAAGAGCTAATGAGGTGTGGAGGTAGCCAGTCCAGGATGCGGAGGAGGGCAGTGTGTGGTGACAGGGCATGGGACACTGGGCCCATGGCAGGCCTCTCCTCACCCTGGACCCTTTCTCCTTGCAGACACTCAAGACCTTACGACAGGTGGAGGTGATCAATTTTGGAGATTGCCTGGTACGCTCCAAGGGTGCCATTGCCATCGCCGAGGCTGTGCGCAGCGGTCTGCCCAAGCTCAAGGTACCAGCAGTGAAGCCGAGTGTCTTTTTTCCAGGTCACCCCCTTGCACTATGAGGGGGTGTCCAGGGGACCTGGTGGGAGTACAGAGGTGGTCCTGGGTCTGTATGCCTTCTGCTTCCTGCCCCTGTGGTTTaatgtctttcctctctgcaccGTGTCTCCTTCACTTGTCAAAGCAGAGAGGGTGTGGCATGGGTGGTGCCCGTGACACCACAGCTGAGCCGTTAAAACACAGGCACCCCAAGTTACTGTAGAAAATCACCTTCAGGTGATGCAGGAAACAGATGCACTCCCTGTTGTTGGTGTTACTATTCTCGCCTCCTTTCTCGCTCTGGAGGATGAGCCTGCTTTACTTTCTTTGGGGAGGTGGGAGTCTGAGTGGGACCTGTCTTTGGCCCAGATTCCTGTGTGCTTCCACCACGTCCTCTGGTTTTTAGGAGCTGAACTTGTCATTCTGTGAAATCAAGAGAGATGCTGCCATAGCAGTGGCCGAGGCCGTGGCGGACAAGACGGAGCTGGAGAAACTGGATCTCAATGGTAGTCAGGGCGGGCGGCCAGGGCCCCGACCTGCCCGCCTGGTGCAGGCGCTGTCCTGACCAGCCCGCTTCCCCACGCACAGGCAACACCCTGGGAGAAGAAGGCTGTGAGCAGCTGCAGGAGGTGCTCGACAGCTTCAACATGGCCAAGGTGCTGGCGTCCCTCAGGTAGGAGATCCAAAAGACCATCCCTTTTCCATGTTGCCACGTTAGCCTTCATGCAGCTCCTGGGACGCGTCGGGCTCTCTGCTTAGGCTTCCAGGTCCAGGGGTTAGGACAGGACCTCAGGGTTTCTGGGAGTGATTGTGTCACCAGCAAAGTAGCCCGGGGTCGTAGCACGGCCACCCTTTGCAGGGGCTGGGCGACTCTGAAGGTGAGGTCAGATCCGATCCTGACCCAGCGATGCCAGCAGGCACAGCGGGCAGTgaggggctgcaggtgggcaCAGCTGGAGAGGCCTGGGGTGTGAGCGAGCAGCGTTGTAGTTTGCAGCGTCCATGGGGTGGCGGGAGCACTGACTCCTGTGGAATTGAGGGTTTTTTGCTGGCAGTACCCTGGTGAACTCTAGGTTCTCTTCACTACAGGACGTTCAGTTACACGTCCACAGTGCCAGGCTTGTGCTGCTGCCAGGAACTGGGGTGGTGCTGTAGGAGGCTGTGCTCCAGGGCAGGTGGGACAGTTGTCCTCAGGCAGCACTGCTGACCTCTGCCTCCCCGCTGCATGACCAGCCTGCGGTCATGAGATTAGGGTGGGCCTGCCTTGGCATCTCGGCCTCGACCCACTGCCATAGTTTCTTCCTGTGCCCTGTCTCATGGGATACTGAGGGCCTCTTTGGGGCAAGGACAAGATCTGGTTATTCTGTGACTGCCGAAAGGGCTGTGTGCTTGTTCGTTGTCACGGAGAGTGAGCCGTGTGCCAGCCCCAGGGGCAGATGCCCCCATCCCGCCCAGACGCCCTCATGTCCAGCTGGAGCCTTAGGGTCACCGGGTAGAGGGGTTTACCTTAGCTAGCTGCTTTCTGCAGTGATGATGAAGGTGATGATGACGAAGATGAGGAAGAAGAAgatggggaagaggaagaggaggaggaagaggaagaggaggaggaggaagaggaggaagaggaagaggaggaagaagagtctcagcagcagccaggcaAGGGAGAAGAGTCGGCCACGCCCCCCAGGAAGATCCTGGACCCCAACAGCGGGGTACGCTCCTTGTCTTTTGCCATGATCTGAGCCTTGGGGTCCCCTGAGCACGTGGTCCGACGGTACCTTCCTGCGGGCGGGGCCAGgactgctgctgctggcctggaggAGGTCAGCCCAGGGTGGCCGTCGTGGCTGTGTTCTGCTTATCCCAGTGCTCCTTCACTCATTTCTCAGCCCCACCAGTTATCTTGGTGACCCTTAGGGACAGGCCCCATTCTGGAAACCAACCAGAACTAATTCACACAGATGGTGTCCCTTGCCTGGCTCTAGTGCTATCAGGGTGGCGTCCCCTGCAGTTCATTTATCCATGACCTTTTGTAAATTCCCACATAAAGCATCTCTGGGTTGGACCAGGACTCTGCCCAGCTGAGTTGGGGTCCTCCCCGGGTTCTGGGCATAGCTAGGTGGCAAGTCATGGCTCAGTACCTCTAACAGGTACCCAGCCAgcagactgggtctgggggctcTGCCTGAGCTCTCACATGCCTCTGTCATGGCTCACTCCTCTATTGCATCTCATGGTGTACACCCACTTGGCCACACCAACTTTTTGAGTTCTTGGGGGTGGTGGCTTCTGCTGCTCCCACATAGCAGGAACCTTCTGGGATGAGCGTTTGTGGCATCTGTATCCTTTGGAGAACTGGGTGGCCAGAGGTCTAGGCCTGCAGCTTTGAATGAGTGGAGTGAGGGGTGGGAGCAGGCACAGCTGGCTCTAGGATTcgggtcagaccccagcagaactcCCCATGCCACCCCTCTCAGGAACCAGTGCCCGtgctgtcctccccaccccctgcagaCGTCTCCACCTTCCTGGCATTCCCCTCCCCCGAGAAGCTGCTGCGCCTGGGACCCAAAAGCTCCTCACTGATTGCCCAGCAGGTAATGACCCCAGCCTGACCTTGCCTGAAGGTGCCAGAGAAGAGGCGAGGGAGAGCACAGGGCTGACGCGCCTGTTGTCATGCACGTGTGCTCAAGCACGGGCAGCACATCTGGGCCGCCAGCAGAGGTCTGTGCCACGGGGGGTGTGCTCGCTGCAGGGAGGGCCAGCTGCCGTGTCCGGTGGTGATGGGGTCTGTGCCACGAGGGTGTGCTCACTGCAGGGAGGGCCAGCTGCCGTGTCCGGTGGTGATGGGGTCTGTGCCACGGGGGGTGTGCTCGCTGCAGGGAGGGCCAGCTGCCGCGTCCGGTGGTGATGGGGTCTGTGCCACGAGGGTGTGCTCACTGCAGGGAGGGCCAGCTGCCGTGTCCGGTGGTGATGGGGTCTGTGCCACGGGGGGTGTGCTCGCTGCAGGGAGGGCCAGCTGCCGCGTCCGGTGGTGATAGGTGTGGAATGTTCCCAGTACTGCCGCATGTGCATGCCTGTGCCTCGGTTCCTCTGGAGGTTTTACAGGCCCAGATCTAGAAAACTCTTCCAGCCAGGACCTCCTGAGGCTCCAGGCTTCGTGCAAGGAGGCCGCCCGTGGCTGGTGCTGAAGCTCTGTTCTCTCCTGGGCTCTCTGTCTGCCCATGATTTTATTTAGTCCTCTTAGCAACTGGAAATGTAACTGCTGTTACTTCTTCTGTAGATAATGGAGGCTTGGGGAGCTCATGTTTTCAGTGGATACTTGTAACATGGTAGAGTGGAAGCCCTCATGTTCAATTTTCTCTTAGCCCTGTTCATTCTTTTCCTGGTGAGGAAACTCAGGGTACACTTGGTTCAGATGAGTGGATGGGACACTTGAGGGCAGGCCAGTGTGTCTGCGCAGGCGCATCCTTTCCATTGCCTGTGGTCAGTGATGTGAGGGCACATGGCTGTGTGTGAGCACTGTCCATGCTCTGTGACTTCTGGAGTTGAGAGTACAAGAAAGGGACAAGGAGGGTCCCAGGGCTTCTGTACCTTCTGTACCTGCTATTGGCCAGGATCAGGCTGGATTCCAGAGGATGGCCAGGGCAGGATAGAGACTCCTGGGGCCACAGGTTGCCAAGGCCTCTTGTCATTGCCCAAAACCATGCAGGTCACTGTGTGCCAAGGCCCTGCATCTCAGACCTCTCTGACCAGCCCGTGTCTCTGGCTTCCTCAGACGGACATATCCGACCCCGAGAAGGTGGTGACCGCCTTCCTGAAGGTGTCATCTGTGTTTAAGGAAGAAGCTGCAGTGAGGACGGCAGTGCAGGATGCAGTAGGTAACGTGCACAGGCGTCaaggggctcagctccagcacggCGCAACGCGTGCCTCACCACCCGTGGCCTGGACTGCCAGCTTCTGCCGTGGAGCACGCTGGGTGCCTTCCTGGGTTTGGTAGCTGAGTTGGGTGCACTGAGGCCTTTGCCGTGTTCACAAGGGAGCACTGGGGTCCAGTTCAGGGCCAGGGAGGCGGACAGTAGAAGTGAGCCTCTGTCTCCCACACCTGGGGCCCGGAGTGCCTGGACTCCCTACTCTCCCAGGCCGTTTTATCTTAAAGCATTTACTTAAGGGCCTTGCACattgactcagttggctaatcctccccttgcaagaactggcatcctggctgctccacttctcatgcagctccctgctgtggtctgggaaagtggcataggacagcccaaagccttgggaccctgcaccagtgagggagacccagaggaggctcttgaaagtttttaaagatttattttatttttattacaaaatcagatatacagagaggaggagagacaaacaggaagatattccatctgatgattcacttcccaagtgaccgcaacacctagtactgcgccaatccgaagccaggagccaagtctctcacacgggtgcagggtcccaaagctttgggccatcctcgcctgcattcctaggccactagcagttagctggatgggaagcggagctgccagggttagaaccagtgcccatatgggatcctggtgtgttcaaggcgaggactttagccactagggcactgcgctgggcccatagtattttttaaaaaatcacttgctTGCAAGACAAGGAGATACGAAGTGTAATCTtgtgtctgcttgttcactccccaaatacctgcaagcTCTGAGGCTGCACCATACTGGGCCATACTGCTGCGACCTAGCgtgacatcagcaggaagctggacctgggGCAGATCCAGGAGTCCCCAGTACTGTGACAGGGAGGCAGCCAGCTAAGGGCTTGTAAGCCCCATGCCAAAGGCCCGCCTTTTCCTGGGTTGTTCTTGAAGCTTCCTGGGAGTCACAGCCCCATgaccactttctctctcttctgcatTTCCTTCAACCAGCACCTGTTACCTTCCTTCTTAGTATGCCGTCTGCTCAGCTGAGCTGCGGTGGCCCAGAGGTGGGTGGGCAGAGTGGAGATGACAGGGCCTGTTGTGAGAAGGACTTATACAGGGCAAAGAAGGGAGTAGGACCACGCTGTTTCACCGGGTCAGTGATGGGCCATGGCCTTGGAGAACAAGAGGCTCAAACTCGGTTTCTCAGAGTGACCCAGCACTGTCCCCACAAGGCCCTCcccctgtcaccacccccagccctcaagcaaaccaactggtatggcagtcccacaggggtgagcccgtGTTCCCCCAGAGAGTCTGTTCCCAGGCCCAGTTCTCCtgtgagctggttagtgtcatggccaagCCTGACATGGTCCACACCATGCCCCAACACTCACTGCCAGGTTctgtggttgagccctgccaggtagCATCCCTCCCCCCATCtgtggtttttgtgtgtgctggtaggcTGTGGTCGATACCAGCCAGCCtaacttgggtctcccatgtgttgggtgtattggtttggctcccaaaggtcctctggtttcccctcTCTAACCACCTGGTCCTGGCCCTCTGGTTTGCTTGCAAGTGCAGTAGCTAGGTTGGTGGAAGTTCCCCAGAAGTCACAcctcacattctccctcagcagctccctcccacacatctccagacccacTTCCCTGAGCATGCACAGCCCCCCACACCCGCGAGAGCACGGATCCCCAATCCCGATCCTCCAGCAGTGTGCTGTGTCCACCTGGGGCTCTGTTGCTTATCCAAGGTTCACGCATACTAGTGCACGGGTCCCaccagaccctgtctgctggtttgttgGTCTATGCCCcctacatatcttttaaaaaagaaaataggtaattatactggcacactggtatagttaacacaggaTTCCTGCCAGCTATTAGCAGTGTTAATACTTTCCTAGAAGGCCAGGAGGGGAC contains:
- the RANGAP1 gene encoding ran GTPase-activating protein 1 isoform X3 — its product is MNAIVAFSAFRSPGEPTIVAVMASEDIAKLAETLAKTQVAGGQLSFKGKSLKLNTAEDAKDVIKEIEDFDGLEALRLEGNTVGVEAARVIAKALEKKSELKRCHWSDMFTGRLRSEIPPALISLGEGLITAGAQLVELDLSDNAFGPDGVRGFEALLKSPACFTLRELKLNNCGMGIGGGKILAAALTECYRKSSGQGKPLALKIFVAGRNRLENDGATALAEAFGIIGTLEEVHMPQNGINHPGITALSQAFAINPLLRVINLNDNTFTEKGGLAMAETLKTLRQVEVINFGDCLVRSKGAIAIAEAVRSGLPKLKELNLSFCEIKRDAAIAVAEAVADKTELEKLDLNGNTLGEEGCEQLQEVLDSFNMAKVLASLSDDEGDDDEDEEEEDGEEEEEEEEEEEEEEEEEEEEEEEESQQQPGKGEESATPPRKILDPNSGTDISDPEKVVTAFLKVSSVFKEEAAVRTAVQDAVDALMKKAFSSSSFNPNAFLTRLLIHMGLLKSEDKIKAIANLYGPLMALNHMVQQDYFPKTLAPLLLAFVTKPNGALESCSFARHSLLQTLYKV
- the RANGAP1 gene encoding ran GTPase-activating protein 1 isoform X2, coding for MASEDIAKLAETLAKTQVAGGQLSFKGKSLKLNTAEDAKDVIKEIEDFDGLEALRLEGNTVGVEAARVIAKALEKKSELKRCHWSDMFTGRLRSEIPPALISLGEGLITAGAQLVELDLSDNAFGPDGVRGFEALLKSPACFTLRELKLNNCGMGIGGGKILAAALTECYRKSSGQGKPLALKIFVAGRNRLENDGATALAEAFGIIGTLEEVHMPQNGINHPGITALSQAFAINPLLRVINLNDNTFTEKGGLAMAETLKTLRQVEVINFGDCLVRSKGAIAIAEAVRSGLPKLKELNLSFCEIKRDAAIAVAEAVADKTELEKLDLNGNTLGEEGCEQLQEVLDSFNMAKVLASLSDDEGDDDEDEEEEDGEEEEEEEEEEEEEEEEEEEEEEEESQQQPGKGEESATPPRKILDPNSGEPVPVLSSPPPADVSTFLAFPSPEKLLRLGPKSSSLIAQQTDISDPEKVVTAFLKVSSVFKEEAAVRTAVQDAVDALMKKAFSSSSFNPNAFLTRLLIHMGLLKSEDKIKAIANLYGPLMALNHMVQQDYFPKTLAPLLLAFVTKPNGALESCSFARHSLLQTLYKV
- the RANGAP1 gene encoding ran GTPase-activating protein 1 isoform X1; translated protein: MNAIVAFSAFRSPGEPTIVAVMASEDIAKLAETLAKTQVAGGQLSFKGKSLKLNTAEDAKDVIKEIEDFDGLEALRLEGNTVGVEAARVIAKALEKKSELKRCHWSDMFTGRLRSEIPPALISLGEGLITAGAQLVELDLSDNAFGPDGVRGFEALLKSPACFTLRELKLNNCGMGIGGGKILAAALTECYRKSSGQGKPLALKIFVAGRNRLENDGATALAEAFGIIGTLEEVHMPQNGINHPGITALSQAFAINPLLRVINLNDNTFTEKGGLAMAETLKTLRQVEVINFGDCLVRSKGAIAIAEAVRSGLPKLKELNLSFCEIKRDAAIAVAEAVADKTELEKLDLNGNTLGEEGCEQLQEVLDSFNMAKVLASLSDDEGDDDEDEEEEDGEEEEEEEEEEEEEEEEEEEEEEEESQQQPGKGEESATPPRKILDPNSGEPVPVLSSPPPADVSTFLAFPSPEKLLRLGPKSSSLIAQQTDISDPEKVVTAFLKVSSVFKEEAAVRTAVQDAVDALMKKAFSSSSFNPNAFLTRLLIHMGLLKSEDKIKAIANLYGPLMALNHMVQQDYFPKTLAPLLLAFVTKPNGALESCSFARHSLLQTLYKV